In a genomic window of Periophthalmus magnuspinnatus isolate fPerMag1 chromosome 3, fPerMag1.2.pri, whole genome shotgun sequence:
- the ero1a gene encoding ERO1-like protein alpha yields MNPTVLFALLLLQVGSACARCFCQVSGELDDCTCDVETIDHFNNKLIFPKLQTLLQKDYFRFYKVNLNKPCPFWTSSSHCGLRDCAVKPCSPNEVPEGIRTEAHNKYSAEANSDPEECERSEELGAVDVSLSDETREALKNWTKHDDEAQRFCVLDDEGAPGSAFVDLLLNPERFTGYKGPEAWRIWTSIYEENCFKPYSVKRPLNPAYSSRSGSDVRTFYTWLEGQCVEKRAFYRLISGLHASINIHLSARYLLNDAWFEKKWGPNVTEFQSRFDSELTEGEGPKRLRNLYFLFLIELRALAKALPIIKVGSFRLYTGQPQQDQNNKELLLDLLNTARSFPLHFNETLLFAGDEREAAKLKEDVRLAFLNISHIMDCVECFKCRLWGKLQTQGLGTALKILFSSPSSLSSPLTLNRQELVALINAFGRISTSIRELQNFREILAEDT; encoded by the exons ATGAATCCAACGGTTCTCTTCGCGCTACTTCTGCTGCAGGTGGGCTCCGCGTGCGCCAGGTGCTTCTGTCAG GTGAGCGGTGAACTGGACGACTGCACCTGTGACGTAGAAACAATCGACCACTTCAACAACAAACTGATTTTCCCCAAACTCCAGACTCTACTGCAGAAAGACTACTTCAGGTTCTACAAg GTAAATTTGAACAAGCCGTGCCCCTTCTGGACGTCCAGCAGTCACTGTGGCCTCAGGGACTGTGCTGTAAAGCCCTGCTCCCCT AACGAGGTGCCAGAGGGGATCAGAACAGAAGCCCACAACAAG TATTCAGCAGAGGCTAACTCTGATCCAGAGGAGTgtgagaggtcagaggagctcGGGGCAGTGGACGTTTCTCTCAG TGATGAGACCAGAGAGGCCCTGAAAAACTGGACCAAACACGATGACGAGGCCCAGCGCTTCTGTGTGCTCGACG ACGAGGGCGCTCCAGGCTCAGCGTTTGTGGATCTGCTGCTGAACCCTGAGAGGTTCACTGGGTATAAGGGTCCAGAGGCCTGGAGGATCTGGACCAGCATCTACGAGGAGAACTGCTTCAA ACCGTATTCTGTGAAGAGACCCCTGAACCCCGCCTACAGCAGCAGGAGCGGTTCTGATG TGAGGACGTTCTACACCTGGCTGGAAG GGCAGTGTGTGGAGAAGAGGGCGTTTTATCGGCTCATCTCTGGACTCCATGCCTCCATCAACATCCACCTCAGCGCCAGATACCTGCTCAATG ATGCGTGGTTTGAGAAAAAGTGGGGTCCAAACGTTACAGAGTTTCAGTCACGGTTCGATTCAGAGCtgacagagggggaggggcctaAGCGCTTGAGGAAcctgtacttcctgtttctgaTTGAGCTGCGGGCACTGGCCAAAGCTCTGCCCATCATAAAAGTGGGATCCTTCAGGCTTTACACAGGGCAACCCCAACAGGACCAGAACAACAAGGAGCTGCTGCTTGACTTACTAAACACCGCACG ATCTTTCCCGTTGCATTTCAATGAAACGTTGCTGTTTGCTGGAGACGAGAGGGAGGCAGCTAAACTTAAG GAGGATGTGCGTCTGGCATTTCTGAACATCTCTCACATCATGGACTGTGTTGAGTGCTTCAAGTGTCGTCTGTGGGGCAAACTGCAG ACTCAGGGTTTGGGCACCGCTCTGAAGATCCTGTTCTCCAGTCCGTCCTCACTTTCCTCCCCCCTCACACTCAACAGACAAGAACTGGTGGCACTCATTAATGCTTTCGGACG gatCTCCACAAGCATCAGAGAGTTGCAGAACTTCAGGGAGATTTTGGCTGAAGACACGTGA